One window of Pieris rapae chromosome 14, ilPieRapa1.1, whole genome shotgun sequence genomic DNA carries:
- the LOC110993043 gene encoding uncharacterized protein LOC110993043 isoform X2 yields MKLLELCFILILCVSFNEVACEDSPFELPVQLVGFPVILGSVRLTNFFKKLGYSLSPATYRSRNRRQLTFASDPESYDVLEVEKYIVGEFGARACVFERVCAHYAARARIQPKPQMDWPDVFSQYKRSPDQAKELYLLSVFLGDIVGSPQLCHQLGKRRGCDDSLLR; encoded by the exons ATGAAATTACTTGAGTTAtgctttattttgattttgtgcGTGAGTTTCAATGAAGTTGCATGCGAGGATTCGCCGTTCGAACTTCCGGTGCAACTTGTCGGATTTCCTGTTATTTTGGGCAGCGTACGATTAACGAATTTCTTCAAGAAGCTGGGTTATTCATTAAGTCCTg CAACGTACCGCTCCAGGAACCGACGTCAACTGACTTTTGCAAGTGATCCAGAGAGTTATGACGTTCTGGAAGTGGAAAAATATATCGTTGGAGAATTCGGTGCCCGCGCATGTGTATTTGAGAGAGTATGCGCACACTATGCGGCTAGGGCCAGGATTCAGCCAAAGCCTCAAATGGACTGGCCAGATGtatttag ccAGTACAAACGTTCCCCAGACCAGGCCAAAGAGTTGTACCTTCTCAGCGTATTCCTAGGAGATATCGTGGGGTCACCGCAACTTTGTCATCAGCTGGGCAAGCGTCGAGGCTGCGATGATTCCTTACTTAGAtag